The genomic stretch GTAGGAGGGGCTTTTTTGATAGGTATGGCGGCCTGGTGGCTCCACAATATTCACAGGGCTGTAAAAGATGACAGAGGGATTTCACTGGAAGCTATATGGGCTGTGGGTATGCTTTTTCTCTTCTGGATGGACGCCCAGTGGACGAGGCCCTTGCACCGCATAGAGGATGCCCTATGGATGAGCTTGGCTTTCGCCTTGGCCAATAAAGAACTTCTGCCAAGGTCAGCCCCTTGGGCTAACGTCAACAGGCTCGGCCTCTTTAGGCTCTTCGGCCTCGGTATGGCAGTTGTGGCGATCTTTGGCCTTCTATTTCTGGCCGATGGCTTGGCTGGAGACAGAGCCTTAGCGCTTGCGACTGAAACCAGCGATTTCGAGCTAAAAAAGGAGCATTTAGAAAAAGCGCTACGCTCTCCCATGGTGAGTGACTTAGCGGAGAGGCAGCTAGCATATCTTCTTATCGAAGCGGCAGAAATTACAAAAAGCGAAGACGACGTCGAAAAGGCTATCGCTACCATGCGCAATTATTTTTATAAAGAACCCCAGGCAAGAGACCTCAAAAAACTCCTCGAGCTATATGCCCGCATCGACGATACAGAGGGTCTAAAGGAAATGGCTCGGTATTTAAAACCAGGCCTTTATAGGATTGAACCAAGGGAACATACGTCTGATAGTACGTTGTATGTCCCCCTGGATTATATGTCTTTATTGAGCAGCGTCGAGCCCGCGCCTTAGATCTTCGATTATGTCTTCGATGTCCTCAAGACCGATGCTTAGCCGTATCAGCCCCTCGTCGATGCCGCTGCCTTTTCGCTCTTCGGCCGAAAGCTGCGAGTGGGTGGTGGTGGCCGGGTGAATTGCCATGCTCCTCGCGTCGCCCAAGTTTGGCACTATTGAGAAGAGCTTTAATCCGTCGAGGAAACGCTTGCCCGATTCGAGCCCTCCCTTTATGCAGAAAGCAACCATGCCACCGTAACCGCCTCTCAGAAACGCTTTGGCGAGGTCGTGCTGCGGGTGGCTTGAAAGCCCCGGGTATAAAACCCACTCCACCCCTCCGTGCGACTCCAAAAATTGCGCCACGTCCATGGCGTTCTTGCTGTGACGCTCCATGCGGAGCGAGAGTGTGGCGAGCCCAAGGCACAAGAGGTGGGCGTTATGTGGTGAAAGACAGCCGCCCAGATCCCTCAATATGCAGGCTCGAAGCTTCGCCGCGAGAGCTGTCTTGCCGAACTTTTCACAGAACACGACGCCGTGATAGGCCGGGTCGGGCTCGGTGAATTCGGGCCATTCTCCCAATTCGGCCCAGCGGAAGTTTCCGCCGTCCACCACGACACCTCCTATGGCATTGCCGAAGCCGTCTATGTATTTCGTGGTGGAGTGGACGACGATATGGGCACCCCGTTCGAGCGGTCGACACAGGGCCGGCGAGGCGAAGGTGTTGTCCACCACCAAAGGTATGCCGTGTCTTTCGGCAACCTCTCCCAACTCTTCGAGCGGAGGGATGTTCAAGCCGGGATTTCCTATCGTCTCTGCGATTATACAGCGCGTGCGGGGCTTGATGCTCCTTTCTACCTCGTTTACGTCGTTGATATCTACGAAGCTCGTGGTTACGCCGAACTTAGAGAAGAGGTTTTTGAGTAGCGTTATCGTGCCCCCATAGGACGAGCGCTCGGCCACTATGTGGTCGCCCTCCTTGCAGAGGAGCATGACGAGGTGGGCGAATGCGGCCTGTCCCGACGACGTGGCCACCGCCGCCGCACCTCCTTCCAGGGCAGCGATCTTTTCCTCAAAAGCTGCGACGGTAGGGTTTGATATCCTTGAGTATGTGTGCCCTGGCTTTTCCAAAGAGAAGAGGGCCGCGGCTTCGTCTACGCTCGGCAGTTTATACGCTGCAGTGGCGTATATGGGCAGGGCGAACGCGCCGGTGGTCGGGTCGTAATCCCAGCCGCAGTGCAGAGCCTTTGTCGTGAATCCCTTGTATTCGGCTTCCTTCATTTCCATTCCTCCTCAGTTCGGACGGCATGGGCGAAGAGTTGCACCCGCCACCCACGCCTTTGTTATGGGGTCAGTGTATCACTAAAAGATCTCTATATGGCGGAAACGGCTGCAGGTCGTCGGCTATCCACGATTCTGCGGCGTCACTCAAGGAGCGGATCTCGTTCATGAGCTTTAAACCATCTCCCGTTATGAGAGAAGCGCTATCTTCGAGTTCTTCCATCTTGATCTTCTTGCGGAAGTTTTTCAATTCTTCGAGCTTTTGAAGGAGCGCCTCTTTTATACCGCATAGGGTTTTCATGTGCCCCTTCCAAGTTTCCAAGCCATCGTCCAACAGACTTGCGGCTTTTTCGAGAGCGCTCCCCTCTTGGGTAATTTGCCGCGATATGCTGGGCAATATGCCGTGGCGTATCATGTCATCCATTACGGCCATCTCGATGTCGACGGTCTTGACGTATTGCTCGAGCCGCGTTTCGTAGTAAGCCGTAATTTCCCTGTCAGTCATTACGTTAAGCCCGGAGAGCAGATCCCTATTTTCCGGGATCAGGTAGTAGGCAAGCGCTTCCGGCGTTGCGTTGGCGATAGGAAGCCCCCTGCGCCGTGCCTCTTCGTGCCATTCCGGGTCGTAGCAGTTGCCCTCAAATCGTATCGCCATGCTCTCTTTTGCAACATCTCGCAGGACATCCAAAGTTGCGTCTGCTATATCGGTATTCCCGAGTCGGCTCTCGATCCTGTTTGTAACCTCCTCTATTCCCCAGGCCCAGATAGTAAGGAGCATTGTAAGAGGACCGGCGATTGACTGAGACGCGCCGGTCGCGCGAAACTCGAACTTGTTGCCTGTGAACGCCAACGGGGCTGTCCGATTGCGGTCAGAATTTTCTTTCTTTATGGACGGGAGCTTATTCAACCCCAAGTCCATCAATCCTTTGGTCGGAATCTCATCGGGGAAACCCTCCTCCAATCGATTCAACACATCCGTCAAGGCATTGCCTAAATAAACGCTCATGATAGCGGGCGGCGCCTCGTTTCCGCCTAACCTATACATATTTCCTGGAGATGCGACAGATGCCCTAAGTAGCGAGCTATACTTGGATACGCCTAAAAGCAGACCGCCCAAAAATGCCAGAAATTGCACATTCCTGCGCTGGCTCGTGGACGGTTCCAATAGGTTATGCCCATCGCTATCCATGAGCGAGAAATTGGTGTGTTTACCGCTTCCGTTGATGACGGCAAAGGGCTTCTCATGGAGGAGGAGTCTCAAGCCGTGACAGCGGGCGATCCTTTTCATTGTGCTCATCGTGATCTGGTTTTGATCTGTGGCGAGGTTTGCCTCCGTGAATTGAGGGGCAAACTCGAACTGGCACGGGGCAACCTCATCGTGGCGCGTCTTAATGGCGATGCCGAGCTTGTGGAGCTCTTGTTCG from Acetomicrobium sp. S15 = DSM 107314 encodes the following:
- a CDS encoding O-antigen ligase family protein, whose translation is MLALWVACGLLGGIYVFLKVLDLRSEISKRLYRSIFALNLVLFLVNSWGLWSSTSRSGLLALASGSLALLFLTKRSFNRRSFMCVALCCLMFLCMSVPVYYINKERLELLSHKVSEVGLAGRKSIWATSLTMFSQKPLSGVGLGHFKWNYLEAQRLMFDRFPDMEWKYTLWAHNEVLQWLCETGIVGGAFLIGMAAWWLHNIHRAVKDDRGISLEAIWAVGMLFLFWMDAQWTRPLHRIEDALWMSLAFALANKELLPRSAPWANVNRLGLFRLFGLGMAVVAIFGLLFLADGLAGDRALALATETSDFELKKEHLEKALRSPMVSDLAERQLAYLLIEAAEITKSEDDVEKAIATMRNYFYKEPQARDLKKLLELYARIDDTEGLKEMARYLKPGLYRIEPREHTSDSTLYVPLDYMSLLSSVEPAP
- a CDS encoding O-acetylhomoserine aminocarboxypropyltransferase/cysteine synthase family protein encodes the protein MKEAEYKGFTTKALHCGWDYDPTTGAFALPIYATAAYKLPSVDEAAALFSLEKPGHTYSRISNPTVAAFEEKIAALEGGAAAVATSSGQAAFAHLVMLLCKEGDHIVAERSSYGGTITLLKNLFSKFGVTTSFVDINDVNEVERSIKPRTRCIIAETIGNPGLNIPPLEELGEVAERHGIPLVVDNTFASPALCRPLERGAHIVVHSTTKYIDGFGNAIGGVVVDGGNFRWAELGEWPEFTEPDPAYHGVVFCEKFGKTALAAKLRACILRDLGGCLSPHNAHLLCLGLATLSLRMERHSKNAMDVAQFLESHGGVEWVLYPGLSSHPQHDLAKAFLRGGYGGMVAFCIKGGLESGKRFLDGLKLFSIVPNLGDARSMAIHPATTTHSQLSAEERKGSGIDEGLIRLSIGLEDIEDIIEDLRRGLDAAQ
- a CDS encoding glutamine synthetase III produces the protein MERPTSYFGRHVFNEKAMRERLPKDVFEQLTSAINGGQQKLDSRIADVVAAAMKEWAISLGATHYAHWFHPRTELTAEKHMAFLSVDERGTPLEAFTGGELIQSEPDASSLPSGGTRSTFEARGYTAWDPTSPAFIIPTENGGTLCIPSVFLSWDGTPLDMKTPLLKAITAIEERAMRMLRLFGNRGIRWVKVTVGAEQEFFLIDEELARRRPDLVLCGRTVIGCLPPKGQQLEDHYFGAIHPRVLAYMEEAEQELHKLGIAIKTRHDEVAPCQFEFAPQFTEANLATDQNQITMSTMKRIARCHGLRLLLHEKPFAVINGSGKHTNFSLMDSDGHNLLEPSTSQRRNVQFLAFLGGLLLGVSKYSSLLRASVASPGNMYRLGGNEAPPAIMSVYLGNALTDVLNRLEEGFPDEIPTKGLMDLGLNKLPSIKKENSDRNRTAPLAFTGNKFEFRATGASQSIAGPLTMLLTIWAWGIEEVTNRIESRLGNTDIADATLDVLRDVAKESMAIRFEGNCYDPEWHEEARRRGLPIANATPEALAYYLIPENRDLLSGLNVMTDREITAYYETRLEQYVKTVDIEMAVMDDMIRHGILPSISRQITQEGSALEKAASLLDDGLETWKGHMKTLCGIKEALLQKLEELKNFRKKIKMEELEDSASLITGDGLKLMNEIRSLSDAAESWIADDLQPFPPYRDLLVIH